One Mycolicibacterium crocinum DNA window includes the following coding sequences:
- a CDS encoding IS1380 family transposase yields the protein MQLSHTRPVASARFDDPNLVSCAGLVPMAALAHQCGLSSLADEHITVPTDKGANAGAKVLSLVAGMVAGADSIDDMALLRHGAMGTVFDRPYAPSTLGSFLREFSFGHVRQLDAVAARLLAGLHERTPVLAGVDGPVCVDLDDTIIEVHGYTKQGSGYGYSGVRGLNALIATLTTEHGAPIICGQRLRKGACGSARGAARIVGDTLATVTRLRSSAAATRPLLRADSAFYGYPTVAAALRGGADVSITVRLDPKVKAAIAAIPEDAWISIQYTDAIYDENTQRWISRAEVAEIDFTAFSSRKTSEQIPGRLVVRRIPDLNPASGEGQTTLFDTWRFHAFFTTTDLDTVTADKTHRGHALIEQVHADLKDSALAHLPSGRFGANAAWLVCAAMAFNLTRAAATLTGPALAKARTGTIRRTLISVPARIASSARRLTLHLPRNWPWETAWNTLFHSLFGRNRPLLA from the coding sequence ATGCAACTATCTCACACTCGTCCTGTGGCGTCAGCCCGCTTTGATGACCCCAATCTGGTGTCGTGTGCCGGGCTGGTCCCGATGGCCGCTCTGGCTCATCAGTGCGGGTTGAGCAGCCTGGCTGATGAGCACATCACGGTGCCGACCGACAAGGGCGCCAACGCCGGGGCGAAAGTCTTGTCGCTGGTCGCGGGCATGGTAGCTGGTGCTGACAGCATCGATGACATGGCCTTGCTGCGCCACGGCGCGATGGGCACCGTGTTCGACCGCCCGTACGCCCCGTCGACGCTGGGATCGTTCCTGCGCGAATTCAGCTTCGGTCATGTCCGCCAACTCGACGCCGTGGCGGCGCGGTTGCTGGCCGGTCTGCACGAACGCACTCCGGTGCTGGCCGGTGTTGACGGTCCGGTGTGTGTTGATCTCGATGACACCATCATCGAAGTGCACGGCTACACCAAACAGGGATCTGGTTACGGATACTCCGGGGTCCGTGGGTTAAATGCGCTGATCGCCACGCTCACCACTGAGCATGGTGCACCGATCATCTGCGGCCAACGCCTACGCAAAGGCGCCTGCGGATCAGCACGTGGAGCTGCCCGCATCGTCGGCGACACGCTGGCCACCGTGACACGACTGCGCTCTTCGGCGGCAGCCACCCGGCCGCTGCTGCGAGCCGACTCGGCGTTCTACGGCTACCCAACCGTGGCGGCTGCTCTGCGCGGTGGTGCCGACGTGTCGATCACCGTGCGCCTGGACCCAAAAGTCAAAGCCGCCATCGCCGCCATACCCGAGGACGCCTGGATCTCGATCCAGTACACCGACGCGATCTACGACGAGAACACCCAGCGCTGGATCTCGCGCGCCGAGGTCGCCGAGATCGACTTCACCGCGTTCAGCTCCCGCAAAACCAGCGAGCAGATCCCCGGCAGGCTGGTGGTGCGGCGCATCCCCGACCTCAACCCCGCCAGCGGCGAGGGGCAGACCACCCTGTTCGACACCTGGCGCTTCCATGCCTTCTTCACCACCACCGACCTCGATACCGTCACCGCCGACAAGACCCACCGCGGCCACGCGCTCATCGAGCAGGTCCACGCCGACCTCAAAGACTCTGCTCTGGCCCATCTGCCCTCGGGGCGATTCGGCGCCAACGCCGCCTGGCTGGTGTGCGCAGCGATGGCGTTCAACCTCACCCGCGCCGCGGCCACCCTGACCGGACCAGCGCTGGCCAAAGCCCGCACCGGCACCATCCGCCGCACCCTGATCAGCGTGCCGGCACGCATCGCCTCCTCGGCCCGACGCCTGACCCTGCACCTGCCACGCAACTGGCCCTGGGAAACCGCGTGGAACACCCTGTTCCACAGTCTGTTTGGCCGAAACCGGCCACTGCTGGCCTAA
- a CDS encoding geranylgeranyl reductase family protein produces the protein MTERFDLVVAGGGPSGSAAAWQAAQTGAKVVVLDKAQFPRPKPCGDGLTARAVSYLQKMGLADEVNTFHRVNRVTVFSPSQWELSFPKRPGMPDHGHTVSREHLDTLLLKHAESAGAQVRQGAEVAGPELDANGRVIGVVLKSGEKVLGDAVIAADGAYSPIKRALKIDSEYNGYSAIAIRSEMPANRPDSDSLDIYLKLAFQGDQLPGYGWVFPMGNGVFNIGLGYVNSYKNWQSINATQFLGDFLRTLPPEWDLPPIEELKKNKSVRAWRLPMGFTAWPPWRPGVLFTGDSLGAGKPASGAGISKALESGLAAGECAIAALQNGGPDDFTNYAQRMEAAWGREYKRGRYFHQLLGYPQVANAGIKLIDNRTFRDIMLKSLYKKAQGPSHT, from the coding sequence GTGACCGAGCGATTCGACCTGGTGGTAGCGGGTGGGGGGCCATCAGGATCCGCGGCCGCGTGGCAGGCCGCGCAGACCGGCGCCAAAGTGGTGGTGCTGGACAAGGCGCAGTTCCCGCGGCCCAAGCCCTGCGGTGACGGCCTCACGGCCCGCGCAGTGAGCTATCTGCAGAAGATGGGCTTGGCCGACGAGGTCAACACGTTCCATCGGGTCAACCGCGTGACGGTCTTCAGCCCGTCACAGTGGGAACTGTCGTTCCCCAAGCGTCCGGGAATGCCCGACCACGGCCACACGGTCAGTCGCGAGCACCTCGACACGCTGCTGCTCAAGCACGCCGAATCGGCGGGGGCCCAGGTGCGCCAGGGCGCTGAGGTGGCCGGACCCGAGCTCGATGCCAACGGCCGAGTGATCGGCGTGGTGCTCAAGAGCGGCGAGAAGGTGCTCGGCGACGCGGTGATCGCCGCCGACGGCGCCTACTCCCCGATCAAGCGAGCGCTGAAGATCGACTCGGAGTACAACGGCTACTCGGCGATCGCGATCCGCTCCGAGATGCCTGCCAACCGTCCCGACTCCGACAGCCTCGACATCTATTTGAAGCTCGCGTTCCAGGGCGACCAGCTACCGGGCTACGGCTGGGTGTTCCCGATGGGCAACGGCGTGTTCAACATCGGCCTCGGCTACGTCAACAGCTACAAGAATTGGCAGTCGATCAACGCCACCCAGTTCCTCGGTGACTTCCTGCGCACCCTGCCGCCGGAGTGGGATCTGCCGCCGATCGAAGAGCTCAAGAAAAACAAGAGCGTGCGGGCGTGGCGGTTGCCGATGGGCTTCACCGCGTGGCCGCCGTGGCGGCCGGGTGTGCTGTTCACCGGCGACTCGCTCGGCGCCGGAAAGCCGGCGTCCGGTGCGGGCATCTCGAAGGCCCTGGAATCGGGCCTGGCTGCCGGCGAGTGTGCGATTGCCGCGCTGCAGAACGGCGGACCCGACGACTTCACCAACTACGCGCAGCGCATGGAAGCGGCGTGGGGCCGGGAGTACAAGCGGGGACGCTACTTTCACCAGCTGCTGGGCTACCCGCAGGTTGCCAACGCCGGCATCAAGCTGATCGACAACCGCACGTTCCGCGACATCATGCTGAAGTCGCTGTACAAGAAGGCACAGGGCCCCTCACACACCTAA
- a CDS encoding TetR/AcrR family transcriptional regulator → MRKVSRSRAGSEPGKVDARSERWREHRKKVRAEIVDAAFRSIDKHGPEVSLREIAEEAGTAKPKIYRHFADKSDLFQAIGKRLRDMLWAAIFSNIDAATDPTREVVRRGVAEYVNLVEQHPNVLRFMLQGRFPEQSESTQRALNEGREITMAFADTFDNELRGMQLDPAALQLAAAAAFGACSAATDWWLGPDPDSQRRMPTDEFINHLTTIMLGTVNGTADVLGVNLDPDRPIHDAMQRRAAVS, encoded by the coding sequence GTGCGCAAAGTGTCCAGATCGCGTGCCGGCTCCGAGCCCGGCAAGGTCGACGCGCGCAGCGAGCGCTGGCGTGAGCATCGTAAGAAGGTGCGCGCGGAGATCGTCGACGCCGCCTTCCGCTCGATCGACAAACATGGACCCGAGGTCAGCCTCCGCGAGATCGCCGAAGAGGCCGGCACCGCGAAGCCGAAGATCTACCGGCACTTCGCCGACAAGTCCGACCTCTTCCAGGCCATCGGCAAGCGGCTGCGCGACATGCTGTGGGCTGCGATTTTCTCCAACATCGACGCCGCGACGGACCCGACCCGCGAGGTGGTGCGCCGAGGTGTCGCGGAGTACGTCAACCTCGTCGAGCAGCACCCCAACGTGCTGCGGTTCATGTTGCAGGGCCGGTTCCCCGAGCAGTCGGAGTCCACGCAGCGCGCGCTCAACGAGGGGCGTGAGATCACCATGGCGTTCGCCGACACGTTCGACAACGAGCTGCGCGGCATGCAGCTCGATCCCGCCGCGCTGCAACTGGCTGCGGCGGCGGCGTTCGGCGCGTGCTCGGCGGCCACCGACTGGTGGCTGGGTCCGGACCCAGACAGCCAGCGCCGGATGCCGACGGACGAGTTCATCAATCACCTGACGACGATCATGCTCGGCACGGTCAACGGCACTGCTGACGTGCTGGGGGTCAATCTCGATCCCGACCGCCCGATTCACGACGCCATGCAGCGGCGCGCCGCCGTCAGCTGA
- a CDS encoding flavin-containing monooxygenase yields MTVAEPTVADTTTEPVHTRALVIGTGFSGLGMGIELQRRGVDFLILEKADDIGGTWRDNSYPGCACDIPAHLYSFSFEPKPDWTYMWSLQPEILDYLRGVTEKHGLRRYIHFGARVERAHWDDAEYRWHVFTEDGREYVAQFLISGAGALHIPSIPDFEGLADFEGEAFHSAQWDHSVDLTGKKVAVIGTGASAIQLVPEIVDKVGALQLYQRTPAWVLPRSNNPIPHWMRNAFGSVPGTRAALRTGIYWFQEALGFAITKRPELLVLGEKAGKWNIRHQVRDRELRRRLTPTYQVGCKRVLFSNNYFRAIAKPHSELVTDRIARITPRGIVTEDGTERDVDVIVFATGFHVTDSYTYVGIKGPGGEDLVDRWNREGVQAHRGITVADMPNLFFLLGPNTGLGHNSVVFMIESQIRYVGQAIGAVDRAGAQALAPTRSAQDAFNAELQDDLQDAVWSTGGCSSWYLDEHGKNRTLWSGMTWQYWLATRSLKRSEYRFSGVR; encoded by the coding sequence ATGACTGTTGCAGAACCGACCGTCGCCGACACCACCACCGAACCCGTACACACCCGGGCGCTGGTCATCGGCACCGGATTCTCCGGGCTGGGGATGGGTATCGAGCTGCAGCGGCGCGGTGTCGACTTCCTGATTTTGGAGAAGGCCGACGACATCGGCGGCACCTGGCGCGACAACAGCTACCCGGGCTGCGCGTGCGACATCCCCGCACACCTCTATTCGTTCTCCTTCGAGCCCAAGCCCGACTGGACCTACATGTGGTCGCTGCAACCGGAGATCCTCGACTACCTCAGGGGCGTGACCGAGAAGCACGGCCTGCGGCGCTACATCCATTTCGGCGCTCGCGTCGAGCGTGCCCATTGGGATGACGCCGAGTATCGCTGGCATGTCTTCACCGAGGACGGCCGCGAGTACGTCGCGCAGTTCCTGATCTCCGGGGCCGGCGCGCTGCACATCCCGTCCATCCCGGACTTCGAGGGCCTCGCCGACTTCGAAGGGGAGGCGTTCCATTCGGCGCAGTGGGATCACAGCGTCGACCTCACCGGCAAGAAGGTCGCCGTCATCGGCACGGGCGCAAGCGCGATCCAGCTCGTCCCGGAGATCGTCGACAAGGTCGGTGCGCTGCAGCTCTACCAGCGCACCCCGGCGTGGGTGCTGCCGCGATCCAACAATCCGATCCCGCACTGGATGCGCAACGCGTTCGGCTCGGTCCCCGGGACACGCGCTGCGTTGCGCACCGGCATCTACTGGTTCCAAGAGGCGCTCGGATTCGCGATCACCAAACGTCCGGAGCTGCTGGTGCTCGGCGAGAAGGCCGGCAAGTGGAACATCCGCCACCAGGTCCGTGATCGCGAGCTGCGGCGTCGACTGACCCCGACCTATCAGGTGGGCTGCAAGCGAGTCCTGTTCTCCAACAACTACTTCCGTGCTATCGCGAAACCTCATTCGGAGCTGGTGACCGATCGGATCGCCCGGATCACCCCGCGCGGGATCGTCACCGAGGACGGGACCGAACGTGACGTCGATGTCATCGTGTTCGCGACGGGCTTCCATGTCACCGACTCCTACACCTACGTCGGCATCAAGGGTCCCGGCGGTGAGGATCTGGTGGACCGGTGGAACCGCGAGGGCGTACAGGCGCACCGCGGGATCACCGTCGCCGACATGCCGAACCTGTTCTTCCTGCTCGGGCCGAACACCGGTCTCGGACACAACTCGGTGGTGTTCATGATCGAGTCGCAGATCCGTTACGTGGGCCAGGCGATCGGCGCCGTCGACAGGGCCGGCGCGCAAGCGCTGGCGCCGACGCGTTCGGCGCAGGACGCGTTCAACGCCGAACTGCAGGACGATCTGCAGGACGCGGTGTGGAGCACCGGCGGCTGCAGCAGCTGGTACCTCGACGAGCACGGCAAGAACCGCACGCTGTGGAGCGGCATGACGTGGCAGTACTGGTTGGCCACCCGCTCGTTGAAGCGCTCGGAGTACCGCTTCTCCGGCGTGCGATGA